The Phyllopteryx taeniolatus isolate TA_2022b chromosome 9, UOR_Ptae_1.2, whole genome shotgun sequence genome contains a region encoding:
- the LOC133483430 gene encoding ras-related protein Rap-1A isoform X2, translated as MREYKLVVLGSGGVGKSALTVQFVQGIFVEKYDPTIEDSYRKQVEVDGQQCMLEILDTAGTVPMILVGNKCDLEDERVVGKEQGQNLARQWNHCAFLESSAKSKINVLDIFYDLVRQINRKTPVEKKKAKKKSNCVLL; from the exons ATGCGTGAATACAAGCTAGTGGTGTTAGGCTCTGGAGGTGTGGGCAAGTCCGCTCTG ACAGTTCAGTTCGTGCAGGGAAtctttgtggaaaaatatgacCCGACAATAGAAGACTCGTACAGAAAG CAAGTGGAGGTAGACGGGCAGCAATGTATGCTTGAAATTCTCGACACAGCCGGAACA GTGCCGATGATCCTGGTGGGCAACAAGTGTGACTTGGAGGATGAGCGCGTGGTGGGAAAGGAGCAGGGCCAGAACCTGGCCAGACAGTGGAACCACTGTGCCTTTTTAGAGTCCTCTGCCAAGTCAAAGATCAACGTCCTCGAT ATCTTCTATGACCTGGTCAGACAGATAAATAGGAAAACGCCAGTGGAAAAGAAGAAGGCAAAAAAGAAATCCAACTGTGTGCTGCTTTAA
- the LOC133483430 gene encoding ras-related protein Rap-1A isoform X1, giving the protein MREYKLVVLGSGGVGKSALTVQFVQGIFVEKYDPTIEDSYRKQVEVDGQQCMLEILDTAGTEQFTAMRDLYMKNGQGFALVYSITAQSTFNDLQDLREQILRVKDTEDVPMILVGNKCDLEDERVVGKEQGQNLARQWNHCAFLESSAKSKINVLDIFYDLVRQINRKTPVEKKKAKKKSNCVLL; this is encoded by the exons ATGCGTGAATACAAGCTAGTGGTGTTAGGCTCTGGAGGTGTGGGCAAGTCCGCTCTG ACAGTTCAGTTCGTGCAGGGAAtctttgtggaaaaatatgacCCGACAATAGAAGACTCGTACAGAAAG CAAGTGGAGGTAGACGGGCAGCAATGTATGCTTGAAATTCTCGACACAGCCGGAACA GAGCAGTTCACGGCAATGAGGGATTTGTACATGAAGAATGGCCAAGGTTTTGCCCTGGTTTACTCCATCACAGCGCAGTCCACCTTTAACGACCTCCAGGATCTGAGGGAACAGATTCTACGAGTCAAGGACACCGAAGAT GTGCCGATGATCCTGGTGGGCAACAAGTGTGACTTGGAGGATGAGCGCGTGGTGGGAAAGGAGCAGGGCCAGAACCTGGCCAGACAGTGGAACCACTGTGCCTTTTTAGAGTCCTCTGCCAAGTCAAAGATCAACGTCCTCGAT ATCTTCTATGACCTGGTCAGACAGATAAATAGGAAAACGCCAGTGGAAAAGAAGAAGGCAAAAAAGAAATCCAACTGTGTGCTGCTTTAA
- the timm17a gene encoding mitochondrial import inner membrane translocase subunit Tim17-A, with protein sequence MEEYAREPCPWRIVDDCGGAFTMGAIGGGIFQAVKGFRNAPSGMSHRMRGSMTAIKTRAPQLGGSFAVWGGLFSMIDCGLVKVRGKEDPWNSITSGAMTGAILAARNGPVAMVGSAAMGGILLALIEGAGIMLSRFASSQFPTGPQFAEEPAPTPMPAAPFGDYRQYQ encoded by the exons atggaggaatATGCCAGAGAGCCGTG TCCTTGGAGGATTGTGGACGACTGTGGGGGTGCGTTCACCATGGGGGCCATTGGCGGTGGAATATTCCAAGCAGTGAAAGGTTTCAGGAATGCACCTTCG GGAATGAGTCACAGAATGAGAGGCAGCATGACAGCTATCAAGACCAGAGCACCACAGCTTGGAg GCAGCTTCGCAGTGTGGGGAGGACTCTTCTCCATGATCGACTGCGGCCTGGTAAAGGTGCGTGGGAAGGAGGACCCCTGGAACTCCATCACGAGCGGCGCCATGACGGGAGCCATCCTCGCTGCCAGAA ATGGGCCAGTGGCCATGGTGGGCTCTGCGGCCATGGGGGGCATCTTGCTGGCCTTGATAGAGGGCGCCGGGATCATGCTATCTCGATTTGCTTCGTCACAATTCCCCACAG GTCCTCAGTTTGCAGAGGAGCCAGCCCCCACCCCCATGCCTGCCGCCCCCTTTGGAGACTACCGACAATATCAGTGA